The following are encoded in a window of Spiroplasma tabanidicola genomic DNA:
- the rpsU gene encoding 30S ribosomal protein S21 — protein sequence MASVVVREGEPIEKALKRFQKVAASSKAEARKREYHLSKKEKRIYKQKQNRKFG from the coding sequence ATGGCAAGTGTCGTAGTACGTGAAGGTGAACCTATTGAGAAAGCTTTAAAACGCTTTCAAAAAGTAGCTGCTTCTTCAAAAGCTGAAGCAAGAAAACGTGAATATCACCTAAGCAAAAAAGAAAAACGTATCTATAAACAAAAACAAAACAGAAAATTTGGTTAA
- the ruvB gene encoding Holliday junction branch migration DNA helicase RuvB, which translates to MKLKINTNRPDSFSNYIGQKNIVNNLKVYISSSIKRNSVLDHMLFYGGSGLGKTSLAYLISYEVNKKIYVLNGTSLQKPSDIIAPLTSLKEGEILFIDEVHVISKEVFEVLYPVLEDNQLSIIIGKDYNSKIVNINLPNFTLIAATTEINKLSEPFINRFPINFYFETYNKDEIAKILQLNSNKYNIELDNDILLFIADHCKNNPRIAINIFKRIYDYIVIEKPLVLDISYISKILKTLNIYKYGINNQDLSYLKILNEHKVIGLESIKQIMNTQLTIITNNIEPNLLFYNLIKKTSKGRIITEKGRDLIESII; encoded by the coding sequence ATGAAATTAAAAATTAATACAAACAGACCAGATAGCTTTTCAAATTATATCGGTCAAAAAAATATTGTAAATAATTTAAAAGTATATATAAGTTCTTCTATAAAAAGAAATTCTGTACTAGATCATATGCTATTTTATGGTGGTAGTGGACTTGGAAAAACTAGTTTAGCTTATTTAATTTCTTATGAAGTTAACAAAAAAATTTATGTTTTAAATGGTACATCACTACAAAAACCTAGTGATATTATTGCTCCTTTAACAAGTTTAAAAGAAGGTGAAATTTTATTTATTGATGAAGTTCATGTAATTTCTAAAGAAGTTTTTGAAGTATTGTATCCAGTGTTAGAAGATAATCAGTTAAGCATAATTATTGGAAAAGATTATAACTCTAAAATAGTTAACATCAATTTACCTAATTTTACTTTAATAGCTGCTACTACTGAAATTAATAAACTTTCAGAACCATTTATAAATAGGTTTCCTATTAATTTTTATTTTGAAACTTATAATAAAGATGAAATAGCAAAAATTTTACAATTAAATTCTAATAAATACAATATAGAATTAGATAATGACATTTTATTATTTATAGCAGATCATTGTAAAAATAATCCAAGAATTGCTATAAATATTTTTAAAAGAATTTATGATTATATTGTTATAGAAAAACCTTTAGTTCTAGATATTTCATATATTTCAAAAATTTTAAAAACTTTAAACATTTATAAGTATGGTATTAACAATCAAGATTTAAGTTATTTAAAAATTTTAAATGAGCATAAGGTTATTGGATTAGAATCTATTAAACAAATTATGAACACACAACTAACTATAATAACAAACAATATTGAACCAAACCTATTATTTTATAATTTGATAAAAAAGACATCGAAGGGGAGAATAATAACTGAAAAGGGGAGAGACTTAATAGAATCTATTATATAA
- a CDS encoding amino acid permease, with protein sequence MSERAKTLTKLSIIFMSFAIIFGFRNIINNQVQFGLLACVLFLVGGAIYAIPMVLLTSEFGSVHRLKDQEAGLGSFCAFALGKKGGFLASWASYFGNLFFFATMAPFTVIALSFFFYGKNGFDELAVVLSAKLSDATATRLSTCTLALFAILLFWAGTYVSSKGPKWIGKITNVGGTASLCLGVLFILIAMFYALPVNGVEKTFGLGSFNSLNDKDQFNGDWWSFISMFPWLIFAYNGIETISVFIKDTKGGAKAFKIGSTIGMIVVMILMVVGTLMLSMTISQADINKWGISNSYFMVYPKILGIAEGTTWHKIIIHIVGFITALNGMGSLFFWTAAPAKVFLSEVPHNTMGKYLSKTDKNGIPINALWIQAIVVSFILILVGATTSGVVTEENGIKTVTSSSDFLTRITQATTSLATVQMLFYFWGYIKFRWKNDDEPRDTKFFKNKIPAIIITSFALFLVIVAFFFGVIPSPVLWKKDWVDAMITFILVFGGFIFFMGIGLLVWYLQVTRKGIQEDGSIIERSSIIDAKNSKKLENKEIKMQKTQKKN encoded by the coding sequence ATGTCAGAGAGGGCAAAAACGTTAACGAAATTGTCAATTATTTTTATGAGTTTTGCAATAATATTTGGATTTAGAAATATTATTAACAATCAAGTTCAATTTGGATTGTTAGCTTGTGTTTTATTTTTAGTAGGAGGAGCAATATATGCTATTCCTATGGTTTTATTAACTTCTGAATTTGGAAGTGTGCATAGATTAAAAGACCAAGAAGCTGGTTTGGGTTCATTTTGTGCGTTTGCACTTGGCAAAAAAGGAGGTTTTTTAGCAAGTTGAGCAAGTTATTTTGGAAACTTATTCTTTTTTGCAACAATGGCACCATTTACAGTAATTGCATTAAGTTTTTTCTTTTATGGGAAAAATGGATTTGATGAATTAGCAGTTGTGTTATCAGCTAAATTAAGTGATGCAACTGCAACAAGATTAAGTACTTGTACTTTAGCTTTATTTGCAATTTTATTATTTTGAGCAGGAACATATGTTTCTTCAAAAGGACCAAAATGAATTGGTAAAATAACAAATGTTGGGGGTACTGCAAGTTTATGTTTAGGAGTATTATTCATATTAATTGCAATGTTTTATGCATTACCAGTAAATGGAGTAGAAAAAACATTTGGTTTAGGTTCATTTAATTCTTTAAATGATAAAGATCAATTCAATGGAGATTGATGAAGTTTTATATCAATGTTTCCGTGATTAATTTTTGCTTATAATGGTATCGAAACAATTAGTGTTTTTATAAAAGACACAAAAGGAGGGGCAAAAGCCTTCAAAATAGGATCTACAATTGGAATGATTGTTGTTATGATTTTAATGGTTGTAGGAACATTGATGCTAAGTATGACAATTTCTCAAGCGGATATTAATAAATGAGGAATATCAAATTCATACTTTATGGTTTATCCTAAAATTTTAGGTATTGCTGAAGGAACAACTTGACATAAAATTATTATTCATATTGTTGGATTTATTACAGCCTTAAATGGAATGGGATCATTATTTTTCTGAACTGCTGCGCCAGCAAAAGTTTTCTTATCTGAAGTTCCACACAACACAATGGGAAAATATTTATCAAAGACAGATAAAAATGGAATTCCAATTAATGCTTTATGAATTCAAGCAATAGTTGTTAGTTTTATATTAATTTTAGTAGGAGCAACTACTTCTGGAGTTGTAACAGAAGAAAATGGGATAAAAACAGTTACTAGTTCAAGTGATTTTTTAACAAGAATTACCCAGGCAACAACTTCATTAGCAACTGTACAAATGTTATTTTATTTTTGAGGTTATATTAAATTTAGATGAAAAAATGATGATGAACCTAGAGACACGAAATTCTTTAAAAATAAAATTCCAGCTATAATAATAACGTCATTTGCACTATTTTTAGTAATTGTCGCGTTCTTCTTTGGGGTAATTCCAAGTCCAGTCTTATGAAAAAAAGATTGAGTTGATGCAATGATAACATTTATATTAGTTTTTGGTGGATTTATATTCTTTATGGGTATTGGTTTATTGGTTTGATACTTACAAGTTACAAGAAAAGGTATACAAGAAGATGGAAGCATTATTGAAAGATCATCTATAATTGATGCTAAAAATTCTAAAAAATTAGAAAATAAAGAAATTAAAATGCAAAAAACTCAAAAGAAAAACTAG
- a CDS encoding YqeG family HAD IIIA-type phosphatase translates to MSRKKSFLLLNYFKPSIYLESYKKINLDSLKNSGIKLIMCDMDNTLISWNERIPNTDIINFIKSVYEHNMEFVLFSNNIRSRVENFAKKAGIKNYFWDCKKPLLGKFKLVRKLMPYKENEIVLIGDQLITDVLVANRGHIKSILVSPLGRVSGEKKIVQFLENFILNRLAQKNILHEGFYNEGELGGNYEIL, encoded by the coding sequence ATGTCTAGAAAGAAAAGTTTTTTACTATTGAACTATTTTAAACCATCTATTTATCTAGAAAGTTATAAAAAGATTAACTTAGATTCTTTAAAAAATAGTGGAATTAAATTAATTATGTGCGATATGGATAATACTTTAATAAGTTGAAATGAAAGAATACCAAATACTGATATTATAAATTTTATAAAAAGTGTATATGAACATAATATGGAATTTGTATTATTTTCTAACAATATAAGAAGTAGGGTAGAAAATTTTGCAAAAAAAGCAGGTATTAAAAACTATTTTTGAGATTGTAAAAAGCCACTTTTAGGGAAATTTAAATTAGTTAGAAAATTAATGCCATATAAAGAAAATGAAATTGTTCTAATTGGAGATCAATTAATAACAGATGTTTTAGTTGCTAATCGTGGTCATATAAAAAGTATATTAGTTTCGCCATTAGGAAGAGTTAGTGGAGAGAAAAAAATAGTTCAGTTTTTAGAAAACTTTATTTTAAATAGATTAGCTCAAAAAAATATTTTACATGAAGGTTTTTATAATGAAGGTGAATTAGGAGGTAACTATGAAATTCTCTAA
- the yqeH gene encoding ribosome biogenesis GTPase YqeH yields the protein MKFSNDNSDLKDIEKQLDELEDKALLAHINGEKKINIKQKNKVTLTEMSVGLGNTTNIDNKGPKKCVGCGIEMHNTDQRKPGYVIDAEKQDYCLRCFKIKHYNSLVEQDIFDEDFVEILDEINKNKTKIRYYYVVDIFDLPGSRLEWLEKMISQKEVVVLVNKIDLLPKIVNKAKIMKYIKKFFEDSPVKDAKFILTSSIKLEYVYSLVNELKSIIYDQYIVGISNTGKSSLINACLKANQQVPSIVTSKYVNTTLNKIKINFTKNNYIYDTPGLVKQNHIAIATAPTYWDFFFFKKEIKQVTYQLLKGQTIFYGGLAWFTFEDGQEINEIKNKIIKTSYHFYVNKQMPLHRTKSENTEMYFRKNRHTLSPRLKDKDTKFEKKYFEFKDEKKYDLHISGLGWINFKAFKGLKLSITIPITQSNIKVKLLPAMI from the coding sequence ATGAAATTCTCTAATGATAATAGTGATTTAAAAGACATTGAAAAACAATTAGATGAATTAGAAGACAAAGCACTCTTAGCTCATATTAATGGTGAAAAGAAAATCAATATTAAACAAAAAAATAAAGTTACCCTTACTGAAATGAGTGTTGGATTAGGTAATACAACAAATATTGATAATAAGGGGCCAAAAAAATGTGTAGGTTGTGGAATTGAAATGCATAATACAGATCAAAGGAAACCTGGTTATGTTATAGATGCTGAAAAACAAGATTATTGTTTAAGATGTTTCAAAATAAAACATTACAATAGTTTAGTTGAACAAGATATATTTGATGAAGATTTTGTAGAAATTTTAGATGAAATAAATAAAAATAAAACTAAAATTAGATATTACTATGTAGTTGACATATTTGATTTACCAGGCAGCAGATTAGAATGATTGGAAAAAATGATTTCACAAAAAGAAGTTGTTGTTTTGGTAAACAAAATCGATTTACTTCCTAAGATTGTTAACAAAGCTAAAATTATGAAATATATTAAAAAGTTTTTTGAAGATTCGCCTGTAAAAGATGCAAAATTTATTTTAACTAGTTCAATTAAACTGGAATATGTATATTCTTTAGTTAATGAATTAAAATCAATTATTTATGATCAATATATTGTAGGTATTTCAAATACAGGAAAATCAAGTTTAATAAATGCATGTTTAAAAGCAAATCAACAAGTTCCATCAATTGTTACAAGTAAATATGTAAATACTACATTAAATAAAATTAAAATTAATTTCACAAAAAATAATTATATATATGATACACCTGGACTTGTAAAACAAAATCATATTGCAATTGCAACTGCGCCAACATATTGAGATTTTTTCTTTTTTAAAAAAGAAATTAAACAAGTTACATATCAATTGTTAAAAGGTCAAACTATATTTTATGGCGGACTTGCTTGATTTACATTTGAAGATGGACAAGAAATAAATGAAATAAAAAATAAAATAATAAAAACAAGCTACCACTTTTATGTGAATAAACAAATGCCTTTACATAGAACAAAGTCTGAAAATACAGAAATGTATTTTAGAAAAAATAGACACACTTTATCACCAAGATTAAAAGATAAAGATACAAAATTTGAAAAAAAATATTTTGAATTCAAAGATGAAAAAAAGTATGATTTACATATCTCGGGATTAGGATGAATTAATTTCAAAGCATTTAAAGGATTAAAATTATCAATAACTATTCCAATTACTCAGTCTAATATAAAAGTAAAATTATTACCAGCTATGATATAA
- a CDS encoding ROK family protein — protein MKLILSIEVGNKLSKVALINQYGELQLNFIVEHDLKIGLIENLHNKIIKDIKKVGYDINDIYEKIGIAIPGFVDHSKGVVKYAGILNLNNFPLKEKAEELFKKEVLVLNDANAAALGEFWIGSAKRFDSIIFYTINDGVGGALILDGKLIAGSRGFAGEFGHGSGLFAKNSQHKCVCGANGCIEKLCSSTSIINFFKEFLSKDEPSLKKHFHDEDDIKLIDIYNVYKKNIGSEKIIEFLTIILDPLIRHISLMINALDPEAIIFSGEITELKDLLIKIIQNNLKKYVVLKFYDGTPIKIAELENDAILIGSAYYVLNDWKIT, from the coding sequence ATGAAACTAATTTTATCAATCGAAGTAGGAAATAAATTATCAAAAGTTGCACTTATTAATCAATACGGAGAATTACAACTAAATTTTATTGTGGAACACGATTTAAAAATTGGTTTAATTGAAAATTTACATAATAAAATTATTAAAGATATTAAAAAAGTTGGTTATGACATAAATGATATATATGAGAAAATTGGTATTGCCATTCCTGGTTTTGTAGATCATTCAAAAGGAGTGGTAAAATATGCTGGTATTTTAAATTTAAATAATTTTCCTCTAAAAGAAAAAGCGGAAGAATTATTTAAAAAAGAAGTTTTGGTATTAAATGATGCTAATGCAGCTGCTTTAGGAGAGTTTTGAATTGGTTCTGCAAAAAGATTCGACTCTATTATATTTTATACAATTAACGATGGTGTTGGAGGAGCATTGATTTTAGATGGAAAACTTATTGCTGGATCGCGGGGTTTTGCTGGAGAATTTGGTCATGGAAGCGGACTATTTGCAAAAAACTCACAACACAAATGTGTTTGTGGTGCGAATGGTTGTATTGAAAAACTATGTTCATCAACAAGTATTATAAATTTTTTTAAAGAGTTTTTAAGTAAGGATGAACCTAGTTTAAAAAAACATTTTCATGATGAAGATGATATTAAGCTTATAGATATTTATAATGTTTACAAAAAAAATATTGGATCTGAAAAAATAATTGAATTTTTAACAATAATTTTAGATCCGTTAATAAGACATATTTCATTGATGATTAATGCATTAGATCCTGAGGCAATAATTTTTTCAGGAGAAATTACTGAATTAAAAGATTTATTAATTAAAATTATTCAAAATAATTTAAAAAAATATGTTGTATTAAAATTTTATGACGGAACACCAATAAAAATTGCAGAATTAGAAAATGATGCAATTTTAATAGGGTCAGCATATTATGTTTTAAATGATTGAAAAATTACATAA
- a CDS encoding DUF896 domain-containing protein yields MEDLIKRINELAALKKEDKLTPELVEEQKELRNKYIEAHKKNLLSQLKRLKFVDKDGNDITNEKLKILKEQK; encoded by the coding sequence ATGGAAGATTTAATTAAAAGAATAAACGAACTTGCAGCCTTAAAAAAAGAAGATAAATTAACACCAGAACTTGTAGAAGAACAAAAGGAGTTAAGAAATAAATATATTGAAGCACATAAAAAAAATTTACTTAGTCAATTAAAAAGATTAAAATTTGTTGACAAAGATGGAAATGATATAACAAATGAAAAATTAAAAATTCTAAAAGAACAAAAATAA
- the tkt gene encoding transketolase, which translates to MNKNNNNLNAMRILGLEAVNKANSGHPGIILGAAPILYTLLTKYMNVNPKNPDWFNRDRFVLSAGHGSGLLYSALHLSGFNVSIDDLKHFRQIDSNTPGHPEYGYTDGVDATTGPLGQGFAMAVGMALAETHLAKKYNKDNYKIIDHNTFVICGDGDLQEGVCQEAISFAGRYKLNKLIVFHDSNDIQLDARVEVAQAENMQEKFKAANWNCIKIENGEDLKAIENAIEKAKKSDKPTYIEVKTIIGIGSTNQGTQKVHGAPLGEDIKIVKKYFDWNNQDFEIPNEVYNFYKENVLNRCLKINDEWETLFDNYKKEFPDLAKKLINSINKNWDLDKNELLKLNNRQEQATRVSSGNVLNYLSEKIDAIIGGSADLTESTKAKGADGHYDFNHLEGRNIMYGVREFAMAAINNGIALHKGLLPFCGGFFVFADYMKPAIRLGALMNIQTLSIFTHDSVAVGEDGPTHQPVEQLAMIRSIPNINVFRPCDMAETIASYYNALEIKNQPSVIVATRQNLKELEHNDIDLFEAVKKGAYLYAEEENANITLIATGSEVSLALDVKKILELKNHKVNIVSMVNQNAFDKQDEDYKNQIINKNTIRFSIELGSTYGWHKYLGDNGKAFGYDNFGYSAPASDVIKKIGFKPENIANKILNILK; encoded by the coding sequence ATGAATAAAAATAATAATAATTTAAATGCAATGAGAATATTAGGTTTAGAAGCAGTTAATAAAGCTAACTCAGGTCATCCTGGAATAATTTTAGGAGCAGCACCAATTTTATATACATTATTAACAAAATATATGAATGTAAATCCTAAAAACCCTGATTGATTTAATAGAGATCGATTTGTTTTAAGTGCAGGGCACGGAAGTGGTTTATTATATTCTGCTTTGCATTTATCTGGTTTTAATGTGTCAATTGATGATTTGAAACATTTTAGACAAATTGATTCAAATACACCAGGGCATCCTGAGTACGGTTATACTGATGGAGTTGATGCAACAACAGGTCCATTAGGACAAGGTTTTGCAATGGCTGTTGGTATGGCTCTTGCCGAAACTCATTTAGCAAAAAAATATAATAAAGATAATTATAAAATCATTGATCATAATACTTTTGTAATTTGTGGTGATGGAGATTTACAAGAAGGTGTTTGTCAAGAAGCAATTAGTTTTGCTGGAAGATACAAACTTAATAAATTAATAGTCTTTCATGATTCGAACGATATTCAATTAGATGCAAGAGTAGAAGTTGCTCAAGCTGAAAATATGCAAGAAAAATTTAAAGCAGCTAACTGAAATTGTATAAAAATTGAAAATGGAGAAGATTTGAAGGCAATTGAAAATGCAATTGAAAAGGCAAAAAAATCTGATAAACCTACTTATATAGAAGTAAAAACAATCATAGGAATTGGATCGACAAATCAAGGTACGCAAAAAGTTCACGGTGCTCCTTTAGGCGAAGATATAAAGATTGTAAAAAAATATTTTGATTGAAATAATCAAGATTTTGAAATACCAAATGAAGTTTATAATTTTTATAAAGAAAATGTATTAAATCGTTGTTTGAAAATTAATGATGAATGAGAAACTCTTTTTGATAATTATAAAAAAGAGTTTCCTGATCTAGCTAAAAAATTAATAAATAGTATTAACAAAAATTGAGATTTAGATAAAAATGAATTATTAAAATTAAATAATCGTCAAGAACAAGCTACGCGAGTTAGTTCTGGAAATGTTTTAAACTATTTAAGTGAAAAAATAGACGCTATCATTGGTGGAAGTGCAGATTTAACTGAGTCTACAAAAGCAAAAGGTGCTGATGGTCATTATGATTTTAATCATTTAGAAGGCAGAAACATAATGTATGGAGTTAGGGAATTTGCAATGGCTGCTATAAATAATGGTATCGCTTTACATAAAGGACTATTGCCATTTTGCGGGGGATTTTTTGTTTTTGCAGACTATATGAAACCAGCGATTCGTTTAGGAGCACTTATGAATATCCAAACATTGTCAATATTTACTCATGATTCAGTTGCTGTTGGAGAAGATGGACCCACTCATCAACCAGTTGAGCAACTAGCAATGATAAGAAGTATTCCTAATATAAATGTTTTTAGACCATGTGATATGGCAGAAACAATCGCAAGTTATTACAATGCATTAGAAATAAAAAATCAACCAAGTGTAATAGTTGCTACAAGACAAAATTTAAAAGAGTTAGAACACAATGATATCGATTTATTTGAAGCTGTTAAAAAAGGGGCTTATTTATACGCTGAAGAAGAAAATGCTAATATAACTTTAATTGCAACAGGTAGCGAAGTTAGTTTAGCGTTGGATGTTAAAAAAATATTAGAGCTAAAAAATCATAAGGTAAATATTGTTTCAATGGTTAATCAAAATGCATTTGACAAACAAGATGAAGATTATAAAAATCAAATTATAAATAAAAACACAATTAGATTTTCAATCGAATTAGGTTCAACATATGGATGACATAAATATTTAGGAGATAATGGTAAAGCTTTTGGATATGATAATTTTGGATATTCAGCACCAGCAAGTGATGTAATAAAAAAAATTGGATTTAAACCGGAAAACATAGCAAATAAAATTTTAAATATATTAAAATAA
- a CDS encoding YneF family protein: MEWWVVLIIGIVCAVVGGIIGFIITRKVIQKQLKDNPPINENQIRAMYRSMGRKPSEADIKKTMNAVKRGK; the protein is encoded by the coding sequence ATGGAATGATGAGTAGTTTTAATAATTGGTATAGTATGTGCGGTTGTTGGAGGAATTATAGGGTTTATAATCACTAGAAAAGTGATTCAAAAGCAATTGAAAGACAACCCCCCAATTAATGAAAATCAAATTAGAGCAATGTACAGAAGTATGGGAAGAAAACCATCTGAAGCTGACATCAAAAAAACTATGAACGCTGTAAAAAGAGGGAAGTAA
- a CDS encoding MBL fold metallo-hydrolase: MIQVFTDNDFKDTNAYLIYNEKKQGILIDTAYERYKDIISFVKKNDINLTDVFITHGHFAHFYGINEICEILNIENVYIGRKDMIMLFDANKNTSILFTEGWCAKPLKNLKVIDKELELKINGFLIKTIASETHTDGSMIIEFPEIKCIFNGDTLFLHHDVIGPTNSLEEEKRILENIKWIFKNYSKGYSFFPGHFDYGFTIRDVLDKDNYIKKKYKRLINYSN; this comes from the coding sequence GTGATACAAGTTTTCACAGATAATGATTTTAAAGATACAAATGCTTATTTAATATATAATGAAAAAAAACAAGGCATACTCATTGATACTGCTTATGAACGTTACAAAGATATAATAAGTTTTGTAAAAAAAAATGATATTAATTTAACTGATGTATTTATAACTCACGGTCATTTTGCTCACTTTTATGGAATTAATGAAATTTGTGAAATTTTAAATATCGAAAATGTTTACATAGGTAGAAAAGATATGATAATGCTTTTTGATGCTAATAAAAATACAAGCATATTATTCACAGAAGGATGATGTGCAAAACCTTTAAAAAATTTAAAGGTAATAGATAAAGAGTTAGAACTTAAAATAAATGGATTTTTAATTAAAACAATAGCTAGTGAAACTCATACAGATGGATCTATGATAATTGAGTTTCCTGAAATTAAATGTATATTTAATGGAGATACGTTATTTTTACACCATGATGTAATTGGTCCAACAAACTCGTTAGAAGAAGAAAAAAGAATTTTAGAAAATATAAAATGAATATTTAAAAACTATAGTAAAGGATATTCATTTTTTCCTGGTCATTTTGATTATGGTTTTACAATAAGGGATGTTCTTGATAAAGATAACTATATTAAGAAAAAATATAAGAGATTAATAAATTATAGCAACTAA
- the plsY gene encoding glycerol-3-phosphate 1-O-acyltransferase PlsY, whose translation MYVIGTVLASIIGYLIGSFSFSIMIVKLKTKEDIRNFGSKNAGATNASRKLGKKWGILIMLLDASKVFITAFVALIFTYIPNEAFQYTSFYIPGFFALIGHCFPIYYKFKGGKAVSCFLGLTALINWAICLIFFFVWVILILTFRIVSVSSIFSSLFALVAIWIPVFSGVNSMELNNDQWLKGMSFFEPLWGTFKGKLVWMNSLHTHGSRINYAESFLEICIIITLSSFILIFRHKDNIIKLINKKETTLFSFKKQKATS comes from the coding sequence ATGTATGTAATAGGAACTGTTTTAGCATCAATCATAGGATATTTAATAGGTAGTTTTAGTTTTTCTATAATGATAGTTAAACTAAAGACAAAAGAAGACATAAGAAATTTTGGTAGTAAAAATGCTGGCGCTACAAATGCGAGTAGAAAATTAGGAAAAAAATGAGGTATTTTAATAATGTTATTAGATGCTTCAAAGGTTTTTATAACAGCGTTTGTCGCTCTTATTTTTACTTATATACCTAACGAGGCGTTTCAATATACTAGTTTTTATATACCTGGATTCTTCGCTCTTATCGGTCATTGTTTCCCGATATATTATAAATTTAAAGGTGGAAAAGCTGTAAGTTGTTTTTTAGGATTAACAGCTTTAATAAATTGAGCGATATGTTTAATTTTCTTTTTTGTTTGAGTAATTTTAATTTTAACGTTTAGAATTGTTAGTGTTTCATCAATTTTTAGTTCATTATTTGCTTTAGTAGCAATTTGGATACCTGTATTTTCAGGAGTAAATTCAATGGAATTAAATAATGATCAATGATTAAAAGGAATGAGTTTTTTTGAACCATTATGAGGTACCTTTAAAGGGAAACTGGTTTGAATGAATTCATTGCATACACATGGTTCTAGAATTAATTATGCTGAAAGTTTTTTAGAAATTTGCATTATTATAACTTTATCATCATTTATTTTGATTTTTAGACATAAAGATAACATTATTAAATTAATTAACAAAAAAGAAACAACACTATTTAGTTTTAAAAAACAAAAAGCAACTAGTTAA